The Ciceribacter thiooxidans genome window below encodes:
- a CDS encoding (2Fe-2S)-binding protein, which translates to MKTGLHMLEHLIDVRRVRVQFAGLELELREGENLAAELLAAGIAPFRKTPVSGAPRNPYCMMGTCFDCLVEIGGVTRQACMSEVSEGMIISRPAAGEADHA; encoded by the coding sequence GTGAAGACCGGTTTGCACATGCTTGAACATTTGATCGATGTCCGCAGGGTTCGCGTTCAGTTCGCGGGCTTGGAACTGGAGCTGCGGGAAGGCGAAAACCTTGCCGCCGAGCTGCTGGCCGCCGGCATCGCGCCTTTCCGCAAGACCCCGGTCTCCGGTGCTCCACGCAATCCCTATTGCATGATGGGGACCTGTTTCGACTGTCTGGTGGAGATCGGCGGGGTGACCCGCCAGGCCTGCATGAGTGAGGTCAGCGAGGGCATGATCATCTCGCGGCCGGCCGCGGGGGAGGCTGATCATGCCTGA
- the dctP gene encoding TRAP transporter substrate-binding protein DctP, which yields MTKFLSSAALAAFLGTTGLAQAVEFKMSHVRPQGATIDLELKAFSDTVKEATGGDVDIRIFAASALGDYTVVQESISVGAVEMATQPAATGTDRQMQIASFPYLASNWKEARKVYGPEGVLHETMAELYQKQDITMLAAYPVYFGGISLNREPMTSRSTDPNGIKVRVPGIKSFQLTGEALGYIPAPIPFSDAYTAIQTGVVDGVIGSGAEGYYASFRDVTKTYIPANTHFEVWYMIISNEALNGLDAEDQAALKKAAVDFETQRWVVAEEDQGKWEKRLADELGTTLVTLTNAELAAMAAKVRTDVWPQILGDIGQEWGQSILDKALN from the coding sequence ATGACGAAATTCTTAAGTTCGGCCGCACTTGCAGCATTCCTGGGGACTACCGGCCTCGCCCAGGCGGTGGAGTTCAAGATGAGCCATGTCCGTCCGCAGGGCGCGACGATCGACCTGGAGCTGAAGGCCTTCTCCGATACGGTCAAGGAAGCGACAGGTGGCGATGTCGACATCAGGATTTTCGCTGCCTCCGCGCTTGGCGACTACACAGTGGTTCAGGAAAGCATTTCCGTCGGTGCCGTCGAAATGGCAACTCAGCCAGCCGCCACAGGAACGGACCGCCAGATGCAGATCGCCTCTTTCCCGTATCTCGCCTCCAACTGGAAGGAGGCCCGCAAGGTCTACGGTCCGGAGGGGGTTCTGCACGAGACGATGGCCGAACTGTATCAGAAGCAGGACATCACCATGCTAGCCGCCTATCCGGTCTATTTCGGCGGAATCTCGCTCAACCGCGAGCCGATGACATCGCGATCGACCGATCCGAACGGCATCAAGGTCCGCGTGCCGGGCATCAAGAGCTTCCAGCTCACCGGCGAGGCGCTCGGCTATATCCCGGCCCCGATCCCGTTCTCGGATGCCTATACGGCGATCCAGACCGGCGTAGTCGATGGTGTGATCGGTTCCGGCGCGGAAGGCTACTATGCTTCGTTCCGCGATGTGACCAAGACCTACATCCCCGCCAACACCCATTTCGAGGTTTGGTATATGATCATCTCCAACGAGGCGCTGAACGGTCTCGATGCGGAGGACCAGGCCGCGTTGAAGAAAGCCGCCGTGGACTTCGAGACGCAGCGCTGGGTCGTCGCCGAAGAGGACCAGGGCAAGTGGGAAAAGCGTCTCGCCGATGAACTGGGCACGACGCTCGTGACGCTGACCAACGCCGAGCTTGCAGCCATGGCGGCCAAGGTTCGCACTGATGTGTGGCCGCAGATCCTCGGCGATATCGGTCAGGAATGGGGCCAGTCCATCTTGGACAAGGCTCTGAATTAA
- a CDS encoding RidA family protein: protein MIERMDTAARMSKIVKHNGTVYLCGQVGEGEPVADQTRECLSRIDALLEKASSSREHILQAIVWLADINDFAGMNSVWDTWVPQGHAPARACGETKLARPDLKVEIIITAAVKDA from the coding sequence GTGATTGAACGCATGGACACCGCCGCACGCATGAGCAAGATCGTCAAGCACAATGGCACCGTCTATCTGTGCGGCCAAGTGGGAGAGGGCGAGCCCGTTGCCGACCAGACCCGTGAGTGCCTGTCGCGCATCGATGCGCTGCTTGAAAAAGCCAGTTCGTCACGCGAGCACATCCTGCAGGCGATCGTCTGGCTGGCCGATATCAATGATTTCGCCGGGATGAATTCCGTCTGGGATACTTGGGTGCCTCAAGGCCACGCCCCCGCACGCGCTTGCGGTGAAACGAAACTCGCCCGGCCGGACCTCAAGGTCGAGATCATTATCACAGCGGCCGTCAAGGACGCGTGA
- a CDS encoding NAD(P)/FAD-dependent oxidoreductase, giving the protein MEADYAIIGGGVVGLSVAWGLLKRGLKVAVIDGGDGSFRASRGNFGLVWVQSKGINQPEYARWSQRSVAEWQAFAQELEESSGYNLALEQRGGYDFHFSNETLAATVEKYLRLKAKLDGNYPFEVLCHNELRKEEPEIGPQVVGAILHHQDGHANPLKLLKALAGDVRRLGGHILNGMTVCSVSLNGQFSIACEDGTVIEAGKTVLAAGLGAAVLGPKMGFKAPVRPQRGQVLITEKLPRFMNRPSLIARQVDEGGVQIGATNEEVGYDDQVTVEGLAGLAKTALAAYPVLGKAQLVRSWAALRILSPDGYPIYQQSPVMPGAYLVTCHSGITLAAAHARFLPEWLEGTSKAPDLEVFGEDRFAHA; this is encoded by the coding sequence ATGGAAGCGGACTACGCCATCATTGGTGGGGGCGTCGTAGGGCTGTCTGTTGCCTGGGGCCTCTTGAAGCGCGGCCTCAAGGTGGCGGTCATCGATGGTGGTGACGGCAGCTTTCGCGCTAGCCGTGGCAATTTCGGACTGGTCTGGGTGCAGTCCAAGGGCATCAACCAACCGGAATATGCGCGCTGGTCGCAGCGGTCGGTGGCCGAGTGGCAAGCGTTCGCGCAAGAGCTCGAGGAGAGCAGCGGATACAACCTCGCCCTCGAGCAGAGGGGCGGATACGACTTCCACTTCTCCAACGAGACGTTGGCGGCGACGGTCGAGAAATATTTGAGGCTGAAGGCAAAGCTGGACGGCAACTATCCGTTCGAGGTTCTGTGCCACAACGAATTGCGCAAGGAAGAACCTGAAATCGGGCCGCAGGTCGTGGGCGCGATCCTGCATCATCAGGATGGCCACGCCAATCCGCTGAAGCTGCTGAAGGCCTTGGCCGGCGACGTCCGCCGCCTCGGCGGGCACATCCTCAACGGCATGACCGTGTGTTCGGTCAGCCTCAACGGGCAGTTCAGCATCGCCTGCGAGGACGGCACAGTCATTGAAGCCGGCAAGACGGTTCTTGCCGCGGGTCTCGGCGCGGCCGTGCTCGGCCCGAAAATGGGCTTCAAGGCACCTGTCCGCCCGCAGCGCGGACAGGTGCTGATTACCGAGAAACTGCCGCGCTTCATGAACCGACCGTCGCTCATCGCCCGCCAGGTCGACGAGGGCGGCGTTCAGATCGGCGCGACCAACGAAGAGGTCGGATATGATGATCAGGTCACGGTTGAAGGCCTTGCTGGCCTCGCCAAAACCGCCCTTGCCGCCTACCCCGTTCTTGGCAAGGCGCAGCTCGTCCGCAGTTGGGCGGCGCTGCGCATCCTCTCGCCCGACGGATACCCGATCTACCAGCAAAGCCCGGTGATGCCCGGTGCATATCTGGTGACCTGCCACAGCGGCATAACACTTGCGGCCGCCCATGCGCGCTTCCTTCCCGAATGGCTGGAAGGAACCTCGAAAGCGCCCGATCTGGAGGTGTTCGGTGAAGACCGGTTTGCACATGCTTGA
- a CDS encoding NAD(P)/FAD-dependent oxidoreductase, with product MPDFDLAIVGAGPAGMAAARVAADAGLSVTLLDEQPRAGGQIYRDVERAAEVRGTILGPDFTKGVALARGLHHPNITHISGATVWQIEDRTRVAFTADGKASLTTGKRLLIATGALERPMPVPGWTLPGVMTVGAAQILLKQSGMVFEDAVLCGTGPLLYLVTAQMCRAGIPPRALVETQSMADVFSSARYGLGAMRGWRMLAKGLGLLAEIRKAGVKRYTGVSAIAIEGRDRAEAVRFVSGGREHRLASGTVLLHHGVVPNTQTARSMGLPHAWHEQQRAFVPEKDCWGRTPVREVFIAGDGAGIGGADAAVTAGRISALAIACDLGALSEAERDRHARNLHRKLRGEMAARPFIDRAYPPYAEALSPADGTIVCRCEEVTAGDIRRYARLGCLGPNQAKAFGRAGMGPCQGRYCGLTVTELLSGENGQTPDETGYFRIRPPIKPVTLQELASLARKHSNNDDKEAAE from the coding sequence ATGCCTGACTTCGATCTCGCAATTGTCGGTGCCGGTCCCGCCGGCATGGCGGCGGCCCGCGTCGCGGCGGATGCGGGCCTGTCCGTCACCCTGCTCGACGAACAGCCACGCGCCGGCGGCCAGATCTACCGCGACGTGGAGCGTGCGGCGGAGGTGCGCGGCACCATTCTCGGGCCCGATTTCACGAAAGGTGTGGCCCTCGCCCGCGGCCTGCATCACCCGAATATCACGCATATCTCAGGCGCGACCGTCTGGCAGATCGAGGACAGGACCCGCGTCGCCTTCACGGCTGACGGCAAGGCTTCTCTCACGACGGGCAAACGCCTGCTGATCGCAACTGGAGCCCTGGAACGACCTATGCCGGTGCCGGGCTGGACGCTGCCCGGGGTGATGACGGTCGGTGCCGCGCAAATTCTTCTCAAACAGTCCGGAATGGTGTTCGAGGACGCCGTTCTCTGCGGTACCGGACCGCTCCTCTATCTGGTGACAGCCCAGATGTGCCGCGCCGGCATTCCTCCCCGGGCGCTGGTGGAAACCCAGTCCATGGCGGATGTCTTCTCCTCCGCCCGTTATGGGCTGGGGGCCATGAGGGGCTGGCGCATGCTCGCCAAGGGTCTCGGGCTTCTCGCCGAAATCCGTAAGGCGGGCGTCAAACGCTACACGGGCGTTTCCGCGATCGCGATCGAGGGGCGCGACCGGGCCGAGGCAGTCCGCTTCGTTTCGGGCGGGCGGGAACACCGCCTCGCCAGCGGCACGGTGCTGCTGCATCACGGCGTCGTTCCCAACACCCAGACCGCCCGGTCCATGGGGTTGCCGCACGCGTGGCACGAACAGCAGCGCGCCTTCGTGCCGGAAAAGGACTGTTGGGGGCGCACGCCCGTCCGCGAAGTCTTCATCGCCGGGGATGGCGCGGGCATTGGCGGCGCTGACGCGGCCGTGACCGCAGGCCGGATCTCAGCGCTCGCCATCGCCTGCGATCTCGGTGCGCTTTCCGAAGCCGAACGCGACCGGCACGCGCGCAATCTCCACCGCAAACTGCGGGGTGAAATGGCGGCGCGGCCGTTCATCGACCGAGCCTATCCGCCCTATGCCGAGGCGCTGTCTCCGGCGGATGGGACCATCGTCTGCCGCTGCGAGGAAGTCACCGCCGGCGATATCAGGCGCTACGCCCGCCTTGGCTGCCTCGGCCCCAACCAGGCGAAGGCTTTCGGACGGGCCGGAATGGGCCCCTGCCAAGGGCGCTATTGCGGACTGACCGTGACCGAGCTGCTCTCCGGAGAGAACGGGCAGACGCCCGACGAGACGGGCTATTTCCGCATCCGGCCGCCAATCAAGCCGGTGACCCTTCAGGAGTTGGCGAGCCTTGCCCGCAAGCACAGCAACAACGATGACAAGGAAGCTGCCGAGTGA